In a single window of the Debaryomyces hansenii CBS767 chromosome A complete sequence genome:
- a CDS encoding DEHA2A00242p (no similarity), translating to MYFSGVDSDIIAYNDPENRCIRVNLDLFIKVLNNNEQNTRVFLDTHLLKIRGNEDGQDRRAEKLVSKGNASVGLGNMPSIPIVVYSSRALITAEFREMSSDDFKETYLAPLDKALEESNISIPLLAPAYPYPSGDAMHVEQAIQEYFNEIAIPIKGLYRDVGDTNNYFGSPSIIRPTLDQRRIVQPDIIHMLTKSDLNTQYPEIVFGIGDYKTGVYKMMQGFEEFKTAISNRRRLRSHSLGNFFPDREWSPRVLFALVLSKYIYQAFLCGTDRILISDHQTFSGFFRYEIVDGEMIIDYYVINNPETVENGITLRSAIAGFFYKNVADTADTKARLMKSFDIANNTGIKKLEESDPFFNVRPRDPSGSSGKLARRGFSGNLDSVKENDASDNFDAIDGNTYCRVIYDSAEFYPDLKLPSPVFVKLYYYSSRLWEENSLMCLEIPEKEGYYGMFFNELLINERIAKSEFASNFPKLLVSGYWNGLSDHPMHIFEYLGKEVPEEKWNNKEVYKVIKSRLEELHSIGISHNDIRLANIHVSVSGKISLIDFGLSDYTNNEEHKKNDFETLEYILRANGSNESFKHANRVNAKSEAIPADRADKNDKYGNDSNSSSEEVFDEGSSGTFGTQITIEDIASKPSRR from the coding sequence ATGTATTTTTCAGGGGTAGATAGTGATATTATCGCATACAATGACCCTGAGAATCGATGCATTAGGGTAAATCTTGATCTATTTATTAAGGTTCTCAATAACAATGAACAAAACACGAGAGTCTTTTTGGACACTCACTTGCTTAAGATTCGGGGTAATGAAGATGGGCAAGATCGTCGTGCAGAGAAATTAGTGTCTAAGGGTAATGCATCAGTGGGTCTAGGGAATATGCCTTCTATACCTATTGTTGTGTATAGTAGTCGTGCATTGATTACTGCTGAATTTAGGGAGATGAGTAGTGATGATTTCAAGGAAACCTATCTTGCTCCACTTGATAAGGCTCTTGAAGagtcaaatatttcaattccGCTTTTGGCACCGGCTTATCCTTACCCACTGGGAGATGCAATGCATGTGGAGCAAGCTATCCAAGAATACTTTAATGAAATAGCAATCCCAATCAAGGGACTTTATCGTGATGTAGGTGATACGAACAACTACTTTGGCAGTCCATCAATTATAAGGCCCACATTGGATCAACGAAGAATAGTACAACCTGATATCATTCACATGTTAACTAAGTCGGATTTAAATACGCAATATCCCGAGATTGTTTTCGGGATAGGTGATTACAAAACAGGAGTCTATAAAATGATGCAAGGCTTCgaagaattcaagacaGCTATTCTGAACCGAAGAAGATTGAGGCTGCATTCCCTTGGGAACTTCTTCCCAGATAGAGAGTGGTCGCCTAGAGTATTATTTGCGTTGGTTCTAAGCAAATATATCTACCAAGCTTTCCTCTGCGGAACGGATAGGATTCTTATTTCAGACCATCAAACATTTTCAGGATTCTTTAGGTATGAAATAGTGGATGGCGAAATGATTATAGACTACTATGTCATTAATAATCCAGAAACTGTGGAGAATGGCATCACTTTAAGGTCGGCTATAGCAGGATTTTTTTATAAGAATGTTGCCGATACAGCTGATACGAAGGCCAGGTTGATGAAAAGTTTTGATATAGCCAACAACACCGGGATAAAAAAACTTGAAGAGCTGgatccatttttcaacgtTCGTCCTAGAGACCCTTCTGGATCTTCGGGAAAATTAGCGAGACGTGGATTTTCAGGCAACTTAGATTCGGTAAAAGAAAACGACGCCAGTGATAACTTTGATGCTATTGATGGTAACACATATTGTCGAGTTATATACGATTCCGCAGAATTTTATCCTGATTTGAAACTTCCATCGCCAGTTTTTGTCAAACTATACTACTACTCTAGTCGATTGTGGGAAGAGAATAGTTTGATGTGTTTGGAGATACCGGAAAAAGAGGGGTATTATGGCATGTTTTTCAACGAGcttttaattaatgaaagaattgctAAGTCAGAATTCGCTTCTAATTTCCCAAAGCTCCTTGTTTCTGGTTATTGGAACGGGCTTTCTGATCATCCgatgcatatatttgaatacctAGGGAAGGAGGTCCCAGAAGAAAAGTGGAATAACAAAGAAGTGTACAaagttatcaaatcaaGACTCGAAGAGCTTCATCTGATAGGAATTTCgcataatgatattagGCTAGCCAACATTCATGTGTCTGTTTCTGGTAAGATATCTTTGATAGATTTTGGATTATCGGACTacacaaataatgaagaacacaagaagaatgattttgagaCTCTTGAATACATATTGAGAGCAAATGGTTCTAATGAAAGTTTTAAGCATGCCAATCGAGTTAATGCTAAAAGCGAAGCTATACCTGCTGATAGAGCAGACAAAAATGACAAATATGGAAATGATAGTAATTCTTCTAGTgaagaagtatttgatgaaggGAGTTCCGGAACTTTTGGTACCCAAATAACGATAGAAGATATTGCTTCAAAACCATCACGAAGATAA
- a CDS encoding DEHA2A00286p (some similarities with uniprot|Q9P559 Neurospora crassa Hypothetical 35.0 kDa protein) has protein sequence MVSTMTNTDNDKCMKYRVVRGTDSGYTSKLVASCSFKKGEVLEIITGATLGMKRYTTVQISEKEHIELNSDIVYLNHSCDPTCIMDVKNMLVRLIKDVPVGGELTFFYPSTEWDMDQPFRCWCKSSSCIETVNGARYLSKELLNNYFINEHILALHDKNSG, from the coding sequence ATGGTATCAACTATGACAAATACTGATAACGACAAGTGTATGAAGTATAGGGTTGTTCGTGGTACGGATCTGGGGTatacttcaaaattagttgcttcttgttcttttaaGAAGGGTGAAgttcttgaaattattactGGAGCGACTCTTGGAATGAAAAGGTATACCACAGTCCAGATAAGTGAAAAAGAGCATATTGAGTTGAACAGTGATATTGTATATCTAAACCATAGCTGCGACCCAACTTGTATAATGGATGTCAAGAATATGCTTGTGCGTCTTATTAAAGATGTGCCTGTTGGTGGGGAATTAACCTTTTTTTATCCAAGTACTGAATGGGATATGGATCAACCCTTTAGATGTTGGTGTAAGAGTTCCAGCTGCATTGAGACCGTAAATGGTGCTAGATATCTCTCAAAAGAGCTTTTAAATAActattttattaatgaacACATCTTGGCCTTACATGATAAAAATTCTGGCTAA
- a CDS encoding DEHA2A00330p (no similarity) — MGDTSWPADIDEDKNNSNISDDNFFFNRKIKCGFFVIYGSSIVRLSELYKGCSRILNTFNPDRISNCS, encoded by the coding sequence atgGGTGACACCTCTTGGCCTGCAGacattgatgaagataagaataattctaatatttcggatgataatttttttttcaatcgTAAAATTAAATGCGGGTTTTTTGTTATATACGGACTGCTGATTGTTCGATTATCAGAGCTATATAAAGGTTgttcaagaattttaaatacTTTTAATCCCGATCGGATCTCAAACTGTTCCTAA
- a CDS encoding DEHA2A00308p (some similarities with uniprot|Q9HFS1 Candida albicans Glycosyl-phosphatidylinositol protein) has protein sequence MLSLDLLATTVITFYISSAQAETTNQCVTFPSVAKAASINGFAYNIYNNLPECARPCVEEDTGCML, from the coding sequence ATGTTATCTCTCGATTTATTGGCCACCACAGTAATTACTTTCTACATTTCGTCAGCTCAAGCTGAAACTACCAACCAATGTGTGACTTTTCCTTCTGTTGCCAAGGCAGCTTCTATCAATGGCTTTGCTTACAACATTTACAATAATCTTCCGGAATGTGCTAGACCATGTGTTGAAGAAGACACCGGTTGCATGTTATGA
- a CDS encoding DEHA2A00352p (similar to uniprot|Q9HFZ1 Candida albicans Repressed by TUP1 protein 5) has protein sequence MKCLSLVTVYSSFIALARANNWATYPSVAKSASINGFADPIYTKLPECGQECVDIPTDNTPCPYWDTGCFCVMPQWAGLIGECFASKCSGDDVASATSLALSLCSSVGANMFLVPASITAVLNEAAAGKAQQEATTTDSSASSTSISESSIQSGSESTTENLAMMSANYDILSVIVVLLATLFL, from the coding sequence ATGAAATGTTTATCCTTAGTTACAGTTTATTCTAGTTTTATTGCTTTAGCTCGTGCTAACAATTGGGCAACTTATCCTTCCGTTGCCAAATCTGCCAGTATTAACGGATTTGCTGACCCAATTTATACTAAACTACCCGAATGTGGTCAAGAATGTGTTGATATACCTACAGACAATACGCCATGTCCATATTGGGATACTGGATGTTTTTGTGTTATGCCCCAATGGGCAGGCTTAATAGGTGAATGCTTTGCTTCGAAATGCTCTGGAGACGATGTCGCCAGTGCTACAAGTTTAGCTCTCTCCTTATGCTCGAGCGTCGGTGCTAACATGTTTTTAGTCCCAGCATCTATCACCGCTGTACTTAATGAAGCTGCTGCTGGAAAAGCACAACAGGAGGCTACTACCACTGATTCCTCAGCTTCATCTACAAGTATCAGCGAGTCGTCGATTCAACTGGGATCTGAATCCACAACCGAAAACTTAGCTATGATGAGTGCAAATTATGATATTCTCTCGGTAAttgttgttcttcttgCCACTTTATTCTTATGA
- a CDS encoding DEHA2A00220p (no similarity), whose protein sequence is MNNSTFPNSIRRYILEGGGEDKDMDIDVDADIDLFEITKFNYRTLFDKGANQNITHTEMVYKFFGTNKKSEMDMVTLKHKLYFDDHPDEWKELFIFFCVMPFTEYEFQGVDGKLLNPDSLHAIGSSHGTDNVLIETFSELEFESFNKIIPEGRLAFNLENILKTDIFSSNFNKDETKRILTKLLGVGFKEDYMLVTDISSTDEDTYRLNFMNYLFNPICEYVATLLKFEINIRTKNTAGRTGVNTKVPHQSNDIFHSHPDVVAYDKWKHRRSLAIVEVKKLPILKGEKVVDFTESRMVSFIIQVVAEMFSDHTNKGMLTDSYTTILIEIDIERSMDIVNQKLTGPENCKFIALNYRLLDCQSSGLTLRGGLISFIYEAFSANEYQLNDVKRGLDAIYDYVRKSDEEYLTYLDGLGEKADKIFKNNYNSFMRKLHVIEPKIALGEFKRIDVQSGVTFNSQLFKVNSKDVKMYLKEDIDETVELVVKVFDPAKAKRDHNKYVIKKHDMFDNCRRAYLCEKRAYERLLPNFKFNSVYIAQEPVYGRFFIGNHYHALGPFIVLKYLAKETLPRDEETYEKAKEQLNIIHLYNIIHGDISPRNILYSQGKVYFIDFGYSEYTEDKLGSNPVSANPERIKSEHQQLCGIFGQPNPKEYE, encoded by the coding sequence ATGAATAATAGCACTTTTCCTAATAGTATTAGGAGATATATTTTGGAAGGAGGCGGTGAAGACAAGGACATGgatattgatgttgatgCTGATATTGATCTATTTGAGATTACCAAATTCAACTATAGAACATTATTCGATAAAGGTGcgaatcaaaatatcaCCCATACCGAAATGGtgtataaattttttggaaCTAATAAGAAATCTGAAATGGATATGGTTACCTTAAAGCACAAGTTGTATTTTGACGATCATCCAGATGAGtggaaagaattattcatcttcttttgtGTTATGCCGTTTACCGAATATGAATTTCAGGGTGTTGATggaaaattgttgaatccCGATAGTCTTCATGCTATTGGTTCCAGTCATGGTACAGACAATGTCCTTATTGAAACTTTTTCtgaacttgaatttgaatcattcaacaaaataattccGGAAGGTAGATTAGCatttaatttggaaaatatcttgaaaacTGACATATTCTCGagtaattttaataaagatgaaaCTAAAAGAATACTTACAAAATTACTTGGAGTTGGCtttaaagaagattatATGCTTGTTACAGATATTTCATCCACTGATGAGGATACCTACAGATTAAAttttatgaattatttattcaacCCTATATGTGAATACGTAGCAACACTATTAAAGTTTGAGATTAATATCCGTACAAAAAATACTGCGGGTCGAACAGGAGTCAACACCAAAGTACCACATCAatctaatgatatatttcattcGCACCCAGATGTCGTGGCGTACGATAAATGGAAACATCGAAGATCACTCGCTATCGTGGAGGTCAAAAAGTTACCAATCTTGAAAGGTGAGAAGGTGGTAGATTTTACGGAATCACGAATGGTAagttttattattcaagttgtTGCGGAAATGTTTTCTGACCACACAAACAAAGGCATGTTGACCGACTCATATACAACTATCTTGATCGAAATAGATATAGAACGAAGCATGGATATAGTCAATCAAAAACTTACAGGCCCTGAAAACTGCAAATTCATAGCCTTGAATTATAGACTTCTAGATTGTCAATCATCTGGGCTTACGTTGAGAGGAGGGCTAATTTCATTCATCTATGAGGCATTTAGTGCTAACGAATACCAATTAAATGACGTTAAAAGAGGACTAGATGCAATTTATGACTATGTTCGTAAGTCAGACGAGGAGTACTTGACATATTTAGACGGTCTAGGTGAGAAGGctgataaaatttttaaaaataattacaATTCTTTTATGAGAAAATTACATGTCATTGAGCCAAAGATTGCACTTGGAGAGTTCAAACGTATTGATGTACAAAGCGGGGTTACGTTTAATtctcaacttttcaaagtcAACTCTAAAGACGTAAAAATGTACCTCAAGGAAGACATCGATGAAACTGTTGAATTGGTTGTTAAAGTATTTGACCCTGCCAAGGCAAAGAGAGATCATAATAAATACGTAATAAAAAAGCACGACATGTTTGATAATTGTCGAAGAGCATATTTATGTGAGAAGCGAGCATATGAACGGCTTTTACCTAATTTTAAGTTTAACAGCGTTTATATTGCTCAAGAACCTGTATACGGGAGATTCTTTATAGGAAATCATTATCACGCATTGGGACCATTTATCGtattgaagtatttggCTAAAGAGACTCTACCACGCGATGAAGAAACCTATGAGAAAGCTaaagaacaattgaatataatccATCTTTATAACATAATACATGGAGATATAAGCCCaaggaatattttatattctcaAGGGAAGgtgtattttattgattttggataCTCAGAATACacagaagataaattagGTTCCAACCCAGTGAGTGCTAATCCCGAGAGGATCAAGAGTGAACACCAACAGTTGTGTGGTATATTTGGTCAGCCTAATCCAAAGGAATATGAATAG
- a CDS encoding DEHA2A00154p (weakly similar to uniprot|P00330 Saccharomyces cerevisiae YOL086C ADH1 Alcohol dehydrogenase) produces MSTQTVFRINKGTSYEDISVNKEEIPVPAANEVLIKVKAVSLNYRDIAISTGAYPFPVKRDVVPCSDASGEVVSFGHNVRGFEVGDKVVSNFDITNLYGPQQDWEGGLGGPIDGVLREYVTLPYESVVKAPSSSKLSFESLASLVCTGTTAWNALYGNNQLKPGQIVLLQGTGGVSMTGLLLAKAAGAITILTSSSDEKLERIKAKYGVDYTVNYKKFPKWGEAVNQMIGKNRVDYIFENGGSGNIEQSIECIAYGGQIGIIGFLNVAKQSEMPDAVALALSKGCVMRGIAVGSKQLLEELMRFVNSKGLSIPVDKSFKFSKPEVIEAYKHLQSGSQVGKVCVTLD; encoded by the coding sequence ATGAGTACACAAACAGTATTTAGAATAAATAAGGGAACATCCTATGAAGACATCAGTGTTAACAAGGAAGAAATCCCAGTTCCTGCTGCGAACGAAGTATTAATCAAAGTGAAAGCTGTCTCTTTAAATTACAGAGATATTGCTATCTCAACTGGGGCATATCCTTTCCCAGTCAAGCGTGATGTTGTACCTTGTTCCGATGCATCAGGCGAGGTTGTGTCCTTTGGACATAATGTAAGGGGTTTTGAAGTTGGTGATAAGGTGGTTTCTAACTTTGATATTACTAACCTTTACGGCCCTCAGCAGGATTGGGAAGGGGGATTAGGCGGGCCCATTGATGGTGTCTTGAGGGAATATGTCACTTTACCCTATGAGTCTGTTGTCAAAGCACCTTCCTCTCTGAAGCTTTCCTTTGAACTGTTGGCAAGTTTAGTCTGTACTGGAACAACTGCCTGGAATGCATTGTATGGTAATAACCAATTAAAGCCAGGCCAGATCGTTTTGTTACAAGGAACTGGAGGTGTCTCTATGACaggattattattagcaaAGGCAGCTGGCGCAATCACTATTCTtacttcatcttctgaTGAAAAGCTTGAGAGAATCAAAGCGAAATATGGTGTGGATTACACAGTTAATTATAAAAAGTTTCCTAAATGGGGTGAGGCTGTTAACCAAATGATTGGTAAAAACAGAgttgattatatttttgaaaacgGAGGTTCTGGTAACATAGAACAATCTATTGAATGTATAGCATATGGGGGACAGATTGGAATTATCGGGTTTCTTAACGTGGCTAAACAATCAGAAATGCCTGACGCTGTTGCCTTGGCATTATCTAAAGGTTGCGTTATGAGAGGTATCGCAGTGGGTTCCAAGCAGCTTTTGGAAGAGTTGATGAGGTTTGTTAACTCTAAAGGGTTATCAATTCCGGTAgataaatctttcaaattttctaaaCCTGAGGTTATTGAAGCTTATAAGCATCTTCAAAGCGGAAGTCAAGTTGGAAAAGTATGCGTTACACTCGACTAG
- a CDS encoding DEHA2A00198p (no similarity): MLSIFKMPVSTLNQFVPLNLAMEQQNYFSSLPDEFHDNMPGFRLLFNSDKMEFKIDGSVGVFKGVNCETDLPVNVSEAKNFISSSHSDHNYYLTTGLSEFVMCSFCCS; the protein is encoded by the coding sequence ATGTTGCTGATATTTAAAATGCCCGTCAGCACACTTAACCAGTTTGTCCCTTTAAATCTAGCCATGGAAcaacaaaattattttagcAGTCTACCAGATGAGTTTCATGACAACATGCCTGGTTTCAGGTTGCTTTTCAACTCTGATAAAATGGAATTTAAGATCGATGGATCTGTAGGGGTTTTCAAGGGCGTAAATTGCGAGACTGATCTCCCTGTTAATGTTAGTGAAGCTAAAAACTTTATTAGTTCATCTCATTCAGaccataattattatttgactACAGGTTTGTCCGAATTTGTAATGTGCTCTTTCTGTTGtagttga
- a CDS encoding DEHA2A00264p (similar to uniprot|O94091 Candida albicans LIP1 Lipase 1 precursor), giving the protein MRLIIIVLSAIFCNIVCGAPAIPLKPRGLPTKPSEDPFYIAPEGFESKSPGDVLKHREMNNSFGIVVIPEKIKSVHQFLVRSEDSFGEPIAAVTTIFEPYNADPTKLLSYQAAEDAANIDCSPSYAMQLGADADTILTAQIEQLLAQAGLNEGWYVVIPDHQGPKSTFVVGESAGHIVLDSIRATLRSGNITGIHEDAKVTLWGYSGGSFASGWAAQMHPTYASELKIVGAAYGGIVANISQVAEKNFGGPFTGFVMAAINGLANEYPKLDNLINEIGYKDKLDKFRKATQMCLIEELPYYAFDQVSEYVDGDKQYLLSLPIVKNITEKNTMIGSKYLPTIPLYFYQGKGDEIIPASGTDELHNDFCERGVDIDYHEDLLSEHIIQAVTGAGGAFNWMRDRLNGKPHTQGCNKEITASNAITPEGLSGLGDIFSGAILTLFQKPIGPYEDVL; this is encoded by the coding sequence ATGAGATTGATAATTATAGTTCTTTCGGCGATCTTTTGCAATATCGTTTGTGGTGCGCCTGCTATTCCACTAAAGCCAAGAGGTTTGCCTACTAAACCAAGTGAAGATCCCTTTTATATAGCTCCTGAAGGatttgaatcaaaatcTCCTGGGGATGTCCTAAAGCATCGTGAAATGAATAACCTGTTTGGGATTGTTGTTATTCCTGAGAAGATTAAGTCTGTACATCAATTTTTAGTTCGATCGGAAGATAGTTTCGGGGAACCTATTGCTGCGGTGACTACTATTTTTGAGCCATACAATGCTGATCCAACCAAGTTATTGTCCTACCAAGCTGCTGAGGATGCTGCTAATATTGATTGTTCGCCATCATACGCAATGCAATTAGGGGCAGATGCTGATACCATTTTAACGGCACAAATTGAACAACTTTTGGCTCAAGCTGGCTTAAATGAAGGATGGTATGTTGTCATTCCAGATCACCAAGGTCCGAAATCAACTTTTGTCGTAGGCGAATCTGCCGGTCATATTGTTCTTGATTCAATTCGTGCAACCCTTCGCTCTGGCAATATAACTGGTATCCATGAAGATGCTAAAGTTACCCTTTGGGGATATTCTGGTGGCTCATTTGCTTCTGGATGGGCTGCTCAAATGCACCCAACGTATGCAAGTGAACTCAAGATTGTTGGTGCTGCTTATGGTGGAATTGTTGCTAACATCTCTCAAGTTGCAGAAAAGAACTTTGGTGGACCCTTTACTGGTTTTGTCATGGCAGCAATAAATGGCTTAGCAAATGAATACCCTAAGTTGGATAAtcttattaatgaaatagGATACAAAGACAaacttgataaatttaGAAAGGCAACGCAGATGTGTCTCATTGAAGAACTTCCATACTATGCCTTTGACCAGGTAAGTGAATACGTTGATGGTGATAAACAATACCTTTTGAGTTTACCGATCGTAAAGAATATTACAGAAAAAAATACTATGATAGGTAGCAAATACCTTCCTACTATCCCATTATATTTCTATCAAGGTAAGGGGGACGAAATTATCCCTGCATCTGGTACTGACGAGCTCCATAACGATTTTTGTGAAAGGGGTGTCGACATTGATTATCATGAGGACCTCTTGAGTGAGCATATTATTCAAGCTGTTACAGGTGCTGGTGGTGCCTTTAATTGGATGAGAGATAGACTTAATGGTAAGCCACACACGCAAGGTTGTAATAAAGAAATCACAGCTTCGAACGCTATTACACCTGAAGGATTATCGGGTCTCGGTGATATATTTTCTGGTGCTATATTGACTTTATTCCAAAAGCCTATAGGCCCATATGAAGATGTACTTTAG
- a CDS encoding DEHA2A00176p (no similarity), whose product MVAKIDHLLALRTLKDIELRIFSTLVLGYATSLKGDPSPICETISPFSQLWSFLNFKCSFIQGGIRFCHL is encoded by the coding sequence ATGGTTGCCAAGATTGACCACCTATTGGCGTTGCGAACTTTGAAGGATATTGAGTTACGTATTTTCTCCACGTTGGTTTTGGGTTATGCTACATCTCTCAAAGGGGATCCATCTCCAATATGTGAAACAATTTCTCCTTTCTCCCAATTATGGtcttttttgaattttaaatGTAGTTTCATTCAAGGAGGTATCCGATTTTGTCACTTGTAA
- a CDS encoding DEHA2A00132p (similar to uniprot|Q03558 Saccharomyces cerevisiae YHR179W NADPH dehydrogenase 2): protein MTKSFNYQLSTEFKPKSLADTSLFKPIKVGNMNLQHRAVLAPLTRFRNHINSIPNPEAMGMYYGQRSSRPGTLVITEATIVSAAAGGYDTAPGIYNQEQIDAWSKIFKRVHDNNSYVYLQLWSLGRQSDPANLKKIGKPFVSASDVYSDDRGITSEGVIAEDGAIAVNNELRPMTIPEIKQYVNDYAQAARNSLAAGADGVEVHCGNSYMLNQFLDISSNLRTDEYGSQTLENRARFALECIDAVVEAVGADKVGVRFAPYGRFGGMSGSDDLTAIALYAYIFAELEKRAQQGKRVSYIHLVQARMTDFNINENDESAKFDTEFVYKIWKGVVMKAGAYATDPAAVRREVEVGQTLIAYGRYFISNPDLPDRLALGKPLTKYVRDSFYLPDPIAGYVDYPTYKQQDL from the coding sequence ATGACTAAATCTTTTAACTATCAATTATCAACTGAATTTAAGCCAAAATCACTTGCTGATACTTCTTTGTTCAAACCAATCAAAGTTGGTAATATGAACTTGCAACACCGTGCGGTTTTGGCTCCCTTGACTAGATTCCGTAACCATATTAACTCTATTCCAAACCCAGAAGCAATGGGTATGTATTATGGTCAACGTTCGTCCAGGCCAGGAACTCTTGTTATAACTGAAGCTACCATTGTTTCTGCAGCTGCAGGTGGATACGATACTGCCCCAGGTATCTACAACcaagaacaaattgatGCATGGTCCAAGATTTTTAAGAGGGTTCATGACAATAACTCATATGTGTATCTTCAATTGTGGTCATTGGGTAGACAATCTGACCCAGCtaacttgaaaaaaattggtaaGCCATTTGTCTCCGCTTCAGATGTCTACTCCGATGATAGAGGCATCACTAGCGAAGGGGTTATCGCTGAGGATGGTGCAATTGCtgtcaataatgaattgagaCCAATGACTATTCCAGAAATTAAACAGTATGTCAATGATTATGCTCAAGCTGCTAGGAATTCTCTTGCTGCTGGTGCAGATGGTGTTGAAGTTCACTGTGGAAACAGTTACATGTTGAACCAATTCCTTGATATTAGCTCCAACTTGAGAACTGATGAATATGGTAGTCAAACTCTTGAAAACCGTGCAAGATTTGCTCTTGAATGTATTGATGCTGTTGTTGAAGCAGTCGGTGCCGATAAGGTTGGTGTTAGATTCGCACCGTATGGTAGATTTGGTGGTATGTCAGGCTCCGATGACTTGACTGCAATTGCTTTGTACGCTTACATTTTTGCCGAGCTTGAAAAGAGAGCTCAACAAGGTAAAAGAGTTTCTTACATTCATCTTGTTCAGGCCCGTATGACTGACTTTAACATAAATGAAAACGACGAATCAGCAAAGTTCGACACAGAATTTGTTTACAAAATTTGGAAAGGTGTTGTAATGAAGGCGGGTGCATATGCTACTGACCCAGCAGCTGTTAGAAGAGAAGTTGAAGTTGGCCAAACTTTGATTGCTTATGGTAGATACTTTATTTCTAACCCAGATTTACCAGATAGACTCGCCTTGGGTAAGCCATTAACCAAGTATGTAAGAGATAGTTTCTATCT